Sequence from the Argopecten irradians isolate NY chromosome 12, Ai_NY, whole genome shotgun sequence genome:
GACTACTGGACGTTGGCAGTTGCTACAACCCATTCGCAGCTTATGAAGAGTTTATGTCCATCGGCCTTGACATCAGCCCTGCTAATTCAGTTAGTATGATCTGAAAACTGTCACTGCTGAAAGTCTTTAATATGATCTAAAAAAAACTGTAGGGCACcatatgtagatatgaaagaaggttaattttttttgttgccatggtaaccagttCTCTTTTCACTTTAGGTACTGTGAAATGACCAATTTAATTTTGAGATGTTAAAAAATCAGTAGGTTTAACATTTGGATGCCGATAATTTAGCCTCACATGTTTCCTTCAATAACTGTTGCCACGCAAATATAAAAGAGacatctgattggtcaaaatttacATGTCTACCAGATACTGGTAAACTGTGTTGCTATATATAGAAAGATGACAAATACAACTGCTAAAGTTTTCAAAACATCAAATGTTGtatggttgccatggtaacgtttgtgaaattaaacaacATAATGAGCATACACCAATTTGTTTAAGTTAAATGTGCCATGATTTTCATACTCGTGAATCAAGAAGAGCATTACATATTTTACTCaccaccaaaaattaccaacattttgagaattacttaagtgttattagtaattatgaagtgatttctgcagggaAGATTTCATTGAAACATACTTAAgacaagaatttcacagtgcataagttctttgttgtattttatgcTTGTAAGGTATAATACACgtttgtccatttgaatgatttttacagctaaattcatcaaacctgatgcTTTGCAAAAGATAACTGAAGAAAACATATCACATCAAAATTTTTGCCTAGTTATGGCCACATGCAACTAATGGATCATTAGTTTTTAATGATGGCAAATACaatagtttatttatttttttttttaattatttcttctTTAAAAAGTAACATTCTTGATCCCAAATATTAGGTATCAGGAGTTTCAGTTTACTCATTGGCCTACCATTCTActttcaaaatcattaaataGTTCTATAAGATATTTAAACATATACAAATTATGGATTGTAGAAGAAGATTAATTTTTTGAGAAATGTCTACAAATGACATACTGCGGGTTACAATTTTAGTTAGAATTGATTCAGTGGTCCCAGGGAGGTCATTATTAAGGCAAACATAAATGCCAACAGTGCTTATTGCaataaaaataaactatttCTGACATCATTCTCAAGTTTGAATTAAGAAGTAGGTTGCTATCAACTTCCTTACCAGTGTGAGCATGgatattttaaaacatgattCCTCCTCGACACGTTTTCTCAGTTTGAGTTCACAGTTAGATATCAAAAATTACTTTATTACGAAAGTATCATTGTTTTCGGAAGGCACACAGTAGTCCAGCTGTGAGCGGTTCACACATTCCTTTAGTGGCAATTGTCATTATAGGAAAATCATAGTTGCGTGTCTATCATCTGAAAAGGACACTGTTGCTTTTTTCTAGAAATCAATTCTCAAATAACAGTAATAACAATTCAGGTTATCAGACAATTACACTTGGTGTAATTTAACCTGCGGCAAATGCGGCCATTGATGCCAACTAGACATCCATCCTCCTATAACATTAGCTGTtggtgccccccccccccctagacACCCATCCTCCTATAACATTAGTTGTTGgtgccccccccccctagaCACCCATCCTCCTATAACATTAGTTGTTGGTGTCCCCCCTAGACACCCATCCTCCTATAACATTAGTTGTTGGTCCCCCCCCCTAGACACCCATCCTCCTATAACATTAGTTGTTGTTGTCCCCCCTAGACACCCATCCTCCTATAACATTAGTTGTTGTTGTCCCCCCTAGACACCCATCCTCCTATAACATTAGTTGTTGTTGTCCCCCCTAGACACCCATCCTCCTATAACATTAGTTGTTGGTGTCCCCCCTAGACACCCATCCTCCTATAACATTAGTTGTTGGTGTCCCCCCTAGACACCCATCCTCCTATAACATTAGTTGTTGGTGTCCCCCCTAGACACCCATCCTCCTATAACATTAGTTGTTGGTGTCCCCCCTAGACACCCATCCTCCTATAACATTAGTTGTTGGTGTCCCCCCTAGACACCCATCCTCCTATAACATTAGTTGTTGGTGTCCCCCCTAGACACCCATCCTCCTATAACATTAGTTGTTGGTGTCCCCCCTAGACACCCATCCTCCTATAACATTAGTTGTTGGTGTCCCCCCCCCCTAGACACCCATCCTCCTATAACATTAGTTGTTGGTGTCCCCCCTAGACACCCATCCTCCTATAACATTAGTTGTTGGTGTCCACCCCTAGACACCCATCCTCCTATAACATTAGTTGTTGGTGTCCCCCCCCCTAGACACCCATCCTCCTATAACATTAGTTGTTGGTGTCCCCCCTAGACACCCATCCTCCTATAACATTAGTGTTGGTGTTCCCCCTAGACACCCATCCTCCTATAACATTAGTTGTTGGTGTCCCCCCTAGACACCCATCCTCCTATAACATTAGTTGTTGGTGTCCCCCCTAGACACCCATCCTCCTATAACATTAgttgttggtgtccccctagacaccCATCCTCCTATAACATTAgttgttggtgtccccctagacaccCATCCTCCTATAACATTAGTTGTTGGTGCCCCCCCTAGACACCCATCCTCCTATAACATTAGTTGTTGGTGCCCCCCCCCTAGACACCCATCCTCCTATAACATTAGTTGTTGGTGTCCCCCCTAGACACCCATCCTCCTATAACATTAGTTGTTGGTGTCCCCCCCCTAGACACCCATCCTCCTATAACATTAGTTGTTGGTCCCCCCCTGACACCCATCCTCCTATAACATTAGTTGTTGGTGTCCCCCCTAGACACCCATCCTCCTATAACATTAGTTGTTGGTGTCCCCCCTAGACACCCATCCTCCTATAACATTAgttgttggtgtccccctagacaccCATCCTCCTATAACATTAGTTGTTGGTGCCCCCCCTAGACACCCATCCTCCTATAACATTAGTTGTTGGTGCCCCCTAACACCCATCCTCCTATAACATTAGTTGTTGGTCCCCTAGACACCCATCCTCCTATAACATTAGTTGTGTCCCCCCTAGACACCCATCCTCCTATAACATTAGTTGTTGGTGCCCCCCCAAAGACACCCATCCTCCTATAACATTAGTTGTTGTGTCCCCCCTAGACACCCATCCTCCTATAACATTAGTTGTTGGTGTCCCCCCTAGACACCCATCCTCCTATAACATTAGTTGTTGGTGTCCCCCCTAGACACCCATCCTCCTATAACATTAGTTGTTGGTGTCCCCCCCCTAGACACCCATCCTCCTATAACATTAGTTGTTGTGTGCCCCCCTAACACCCTCCTCCTATAACATAGTTGTTGTCCCCCTAGACACCCATCCTCCTATAACATTAGTTGTTGGTGTCCCCCCTAGACACCCATCCTCCTATAACATTAGTTGTTGTGTCCCCCCTAGACACCCATCCTCCTATAACATTAGTTGTTGGTGTCTCCCCCCCCTAGACACCCATCCTCCTATAACATTAGTTGTTGTCCCCCCTAGACACCCATCCTCCTATAACATTAGTTGTTGGTGCCCCCCTATAGACACCCATCCTCCTATAACATTAGTTGTTGGTGTCCCCCCTAGACACCCATCCTCCTATAACATTAGTTGTTGGTGTCTCCCCTAGACACCCATCCTCCTATAACATTAGTTGTTGGTGTCCCCCCTAGACACCCATCCTCCTATAACATTAGTTGTTGGTGTCCCCTCTAGACACCCATCCTCCTATAACATTAGTTGTTGGTGTCTCCCCTAGACACCCATCCTCCTATAACATTAGTTGTTGGTGTCCCCTCTAGACACCCAACCTCCTATAACATTAGTTGTTGGTattggaaaacacatttttgagcattttttGGTAATTTGTAATAGGAAAAAAGTCAAagtttgtcagaattatcagcatgagatggccattgaatcctattaacaaattttccatgactgaccccagAGGTCATAGGggagggtcaaaaggggtcaaataggctaaaacttcaaaatcttcttctgaaattctgggaATGGTAGAATCAAACACTTTTCATAGATgggaaggtcttaaggtccttatgaaaattgtgaattatatgaccctagggtctcacgtttccccatggggagggggtcaagctttctatagtttatattgggaaaacacatttatgagcatgcatttttgctcaattttcataggaaatgagtcaaacttatttagaattattagctCGCAATATAGCATTTAAACAGTGtcaaaataactaaaatttcaaaaaatcttcatCCGAGTTTACAGGAAGTAAATACTTTTCATACATTAAAAAGTCAAATcgataaaatcactgactgacttccagggccagtatatagtgtttatatgtaattgtttcattctatatcagaactcaggtgactgttaaggctcatgggcctctaggttttttttcagttttacaatactcgcatacatttaaagttatacttgaataattgttactttgaccttgatgtatttgggtttttatACCAAATGCGGGGTGCAGGGGATAACGCAACAATCTGCGGCtccttgtttttatttgtttttacacTAAATccggctttctgattggcaaaatctttttcttcatattacTGTGGGAAAAAACCTGAGAATGGCACGAAAATCCTACGGTACAAATTAATTCGGAAAAAATAATTCATCGGATAGTCAACGGAATCgaatcaagtagtctgaaaaattaattataagctacaattctcacaaaagttgcaaaaaaatttatttcataacccgatgaagttaaaaaaatagtgacatcaatgcttaaccCTGTTATAAAAAACCTCTTTTTGATGGCAGTATATGTAAAAGTATGTTCATTTACTTTAAAAGGTTTTGAAAAAATGCCCTTGAAATTTTCAGTTATATGTCTTTTTCCTCCTAAGGTCCTTATGACCACTATATAGGCACTTTCTAACCTATCCTCTATGCTGGACATAAGGTTCTTATACGCAAATAATACCGCACAAGAAAAATGAGTATACTAGTATGTGGGTGGAGTCGTATGAACAGGTGTAAGGAAGTCAGTAATTACTCAGCTTCTCCAGAAAATCACAGTTTGGGCAGGAATTGACGTCTATACAACGAcctaataaataaatgaacttACATCAATGTTCATATGACATGAAATTTATTACATgagtttaataatttgatatgccatgaGCCTGTAAGATACTGTATAACAACTTCCGTTTGTGTGCAATTTACTTTTGCGATTCAAGTTAATTTGGAATGCATATCTTtgctaattaatatatatacatcactTAAATTTAAATTGAGATTtccattcatttatttttagatagttgtaggaaagctggagtatcagtagaaaaaccaccaacctttGGTTAATTCCCTGTCAACTTTCCCATGTGGGTTTCATACTGATGATTCAGAGGTGGGGGGCTAGCGGTAATATGTGTGGTCCTCATAACCGTTCAGCTTCTTACACTCTCAAATGATAGTAATTAAGTCATGTATGAATTTAGAAATTTACGTAGTCTTTGGACTTGAACATTCCTGTGCATTTTCTGAATTAATTCTTTGAGCTTACTTTTAATACATGCAGGCACAGATTTAGTTCTAATATGCATTTTCAATCTTTAATTACATTTTGCTCTGTAGTATCTAACATTTTTTACAACTTTACATTTGAAAATCATTCCAATTTAATCAATGGATAGCGAACAACATTCCTGATTTATTTATCTTTGATAATGCTGGAAgtgaaatttacaaatataattttttgatGCAATATGAAGATAATTGTATTCTCTAACAGACAAAATCATTAGAAGGTattctgaaaaatgaaaaaaaaaatctatattttgAACTTTTGATTTGAGAACATAAAGATTTTATGTTCTTTGAGATCTAACGTTTTGTTTAATTGCAgacaacatgtaatatataattagATTGTGGAGGTAATTTTGTAtctaacttaaaaaaaatatgaacacGAACTTGTTCCTTGTAATTAATATGCATTTAATAGAATTAAGTTGATCTCAATTGCCTCAACACTTTTGGTTAGAGATGAATAAGGCGATCGGCGACAACACAAGAAATTGACAGTAGGGGGGACATTCGATCCTCAACAAACTGGACCGCAGGATTATCTGAGTAAATTGACAAACAATGTATTTCTATTTACGATCGGGCTTTTCAGCTTGTTGGGTAATTATGATGCCATCAGCCGGACAGTTTTTTCGTGCAAACATATCTGGGTTACACCACTTACGATAAATAAATACTAGTCAAGTCTTCGTCAATACAAAGACTTTGTCCGCAAAAACGTCATGTGATACGATTGCAACCTGATACATAGTCATCAATACGGTTATTATAGCACCAGTGCTATGATATGGTATACGTTTATTTCAAAATCgtattattaattttgtaacCAATTTTCTTTAAAGTAGTCAAGAGGTGAAATTTGAATCATTAGGTTTAATTTCTTAGTgtatcatgttttatttttttttacgcAAAACGtatttaaacatgtatttgatgCAATTTTACCTGCAGATTATCAAAATCTGTTTGCGATTAAGGTAATTAAATTTCTCATTGAGATTAAACATAATTTGTGGTTCTACATTTGGAGTGTCACTATAGACTGGAGGGCTTTACAATGGATCCACAGATACTTTACACCAATTACACGGAATTTATAgagaaatgtttttaaatgatatcaatattctttgtaTTGAAGTTTAAAATGGCTTATCTGATTCAAAATTGTTTGCTTAAATTGAATATGTATGTCTGTctgatattattttctttgttttcgtATTGTGAGTAAAACTCGGTGCAATGTTTGAGGGAGTCTCATTCGATATAATAACTATATGACCTTGCAGTATTATTTCTGTGTAATGACATTTATCGGCTAATTTAAAGGGTTGGGTGTTTGGGTGCAGTTGAAGAAACACCCTTCAAAATGTTCTCTTTAATTGTGTCTTTTctcaaacagaaaaaaaaggCTATATTTGTTTACAGTGTAGGATTTGTATGAGGCGATAGCTAACAACACAAAAGTATTATCAGATGTagccaaaaataataaatccaCAAGCTGCGAATAAAtggtaattatttatttaagtgTCTCTGATCAAATCTATGGTCTATTTAAATGCGTCCTTGTAAATACTGATTTTGAATATGTTTGCTACCAGTGAGTCGAAAGCCTATGTAACTAGATCTACTAACATAGATTATATGTAGCCATGTTGTTGACAAAGTGCCGTCGCTGGCACATACAAACAAACAGCGACCCAGTGGTCTGTTTATCTTCCACGATCGAATTTCAAGTCATCGAACCTCATGCAAACATCGATGGTTTGTGGCTAATGGTCGCAGATTAGGACGTTTTTTGTGATAAACGATTTAATTCACTTATGCCAATAGGGAGCAGTTCTATCTTGCTCTTTAAAAATGCTCTTTGCACCACATCACAAACGAAACACTAACAACCAGAAGACGGTGTAAAAGGGCTGAGGTTATTAAAAGATTAAAGCTTTAGAACTATTTTCGAACTATTTATGCCTTTTGTTTTCGTAATTGATAATGATTACCTAAGAGGCATTGAGAGATATTGATCTTTACTTTGCCTGACAGCATTTAATTTCGATCATGacattgtgatatatatactactgtcaCTTCAAGTATCTTTCAAAAAGTTCTTTTAAGTTCACAATAATTTCAGTTGCACTCACTGAATGTGGTTAAATGAAGAAGGTATTGAGCAtttatagaaagaaaaaaattaaattcacaatcaTTTAAGTTGCACTCcttaaaaatgtttattaaaaaataaatttacctaatttcaaagtaaagatataatgtaatgtatttgAGGCTGGCCTGAGGTTAACCAGAAGGCTACAAGTTTAAACAGCTGCAAAGAATTTGACCTTCAGCTAACCTTGAAAGGCCACAAAGGCAAATAAATTTGGATTCCGATATTTTTTCTACTGATTAAATATTTTACGATGCTACCATATTACTTTCATGTCTGATCTTAGAGTTTGAATCCCAGGTGGGACAGTTTGCCATGATGTACTGACCATatgtcagtggtttttctctgggtactctggctttcctacACCACCTAAACCTGGTATGTCCTTAAATGGCCCTAGCTGTAAATAGGGCATAAATCGAACACCAAGAAACTTGTGTTTAAAATTAGTTCATTTTGATCAAtaaaagttacttccctttgttgttttcgaaacaaagggaagtatcTCTAATCGATCAGAATGCATTTGTTTGAGAAATGGTCATACTAGGGTCTACCAAAGTTACAGCCGCTATCCGACTTTGTGCCCCTCGAAGAGGAATTAAAAGTTGGATAAATGTCTAACAAATTGGACTGGGTAGAtgatcggtgaccaggtagctcaattgTCTTAtccggctagtgtttggaggtgcTGGATGTGAGCCTCTGTCTGGCCTCTACATTTTCTCCGcttcttttacaaaattaaaaacccCCATTTCAAGGATTTTGAATATGTTTAGCAGGgggatatatatatgtgtatgtaaaccTAAGACTTGTTGTGTCATTGGTAGCAATGGCCAACTTGAAATTTGACAAAGcttttttatgtacatgtagttactttATAAAAAGATTACCAGTAATCTTCCCTTTAAATTATCTAGATCCACAAGATTACTCTGGGATCTCTAGTTTACTTTGAAGCTAGAGACAATTTTCTTTAAttgtaatttatcaaaatttttgtTGTATGTTGCAGACGGTTCACCAATGTGACTTTCTACACCTGGAACTGACAGATCCTGATCCAATTGCCTTATCCAAAGAGGATTCATTTGACAACCTCCCTGACAAGATTTCACAACTTCCTCGCCAAAGTTTCCATGTTGTTGTGTTTTCTCTTCTGCTGGAGTATCTACCCTCTGCTGACCAGCGGTGGACATGCTGCTGTAACGCTTATCATCTTCTAGCAGGCAACGGACTGCTGGTCATTGTCACTCCCGACTCCCATAAGCAACACCGAAACGCAGCCATGATAAAAAGCTGGCGACAAGCGATCGAGTCGATAGGATTTGTTAGATGGCGATACGTGAAGTTAGACCACATACATTGTTTGGCCTTCAGGAAACTTCACACTGGGGAGGTGAGAGACAAAGAGGTTGGTCCTGCTTCTTCAGATATGCTATACATACCACAGGATTTCCATGACGATGATCATGAGGATGCTGAAGTTGTAAGACACTCGGGTACGGAGTCTGACAATGAAAACAATTCCAGAACATTTGAAGAGCTTCCAATTTTCTGGGACAGTGATAACagtaattgatattaaattattttatctacTTCATCTGATTTTGAGTTTTACTTTTTATTATTCCCCCCTCTATAAAAGGATTGAGATTGATTGGATAATTTTCGCTTTGCTTACATCTGGTTCTGTTGACAATTCAATTTCAGTTACACCAACTTTAAAAGAGATCTTAATATGCAGTATATTGGTATCATATTACAGTTTAAACAAGGCTATAACGACCAAACAGGCTTACAatgaattcatggttataacatagtaattttcattcccctCAAGGCttctaataaatatatataatatgtgcaTAATGAATTATGCttaataatataacaaaatgattttgttggtccctagaggtccgttttaaatgtgttttacgGTAGAACTATCCTTAATTTCCTTTAGATGATGTTATCCTATCTTTCAGTGATAAACAGCCACCTCTATAAGCCAATCCTTTCTATCACTGGTGAGTACTTAAATTCCTCAGCAAGTTTTCactttatggttttttttaaactattaAACAGTCTTGCCATAGAAAATAAATGCCCAGTCTTTCAGTATGTACATCAGATTAGATAGACCTATG
This genomic interval carries:
- the LOC138336412 gene encoding S-adenosylmethionine sensor upstream of mTORC1-like isoform X2, which translates into the protein MAAVEGREEHIRLAGIMKGLHADLRKKFKKYAKDFEQIWKEHCGDTETLRQYADAMHHLATDHWTKLPETRIDWCRKTILEYFHGGGLKKALDKVSRRIQVHKAKKLERERSDQLRNETDEQTDGSLDCSSDQVCYDVTANNRLRVSKEVSETHTGLSTTKITTDIGVPVRGKLRLLDVGSCYNPFAAYEEFMSIGLDISPANSTVHQCDFLHLELTDPDPIALSKEDSFDNLPDKISQLPRQSFHVVVFSLLLEYLPSADQRWTCCCNAYHLLAGNGLLVIVTPDSHKQHRNAAMIKSWRQAIESIGFVRWRYVKLDHIHCLAFRKLHTGEVRDKEVGPASSDMLYIPQDFHDDDHEDAEVVRHSGTESDNENNSRTFEELPIFWDSDNSN
- the LOC138336412 gene encoding S-adenosylmethionine sensor upstream of mTORC1-like isoform X1; translated protein: MAAVEGREEHIRLAGIMKGLHADLRKKFKKCKDAKDFEQIWKEHCGDTETLRQYADAMHHLATDHWTKLPETRIDWCRKTILEYFHGGGLKKALDKVSRRIQVHKAKKLERERSDQLRNETDEQTDGSLDCSSDQVCYDVTANNRLRVSKEVSETHTGLSTTKITTDIGVPVRGKLRLLDVGSCYNPFAAYEEFMSIGLDISPANSTVHQCDFLHLELTDPDPIALSKEDSFDNLPDKISQLPRQSFHVVVFSLLLEYLPSADQRWTCCCNAYHLLAGNGLLVIVTPDSHKQHRNAAMIKSWRQAIESIGFVRWRYVKLDHIHCLAFRKLHTGEVRDKEVGPASSDMLYIPQDFHDDDHEDAEVVRHSGTESDNENNSRTFEELPIFWDSDNSN